In Pseudomonas sp. MYb327, one DNA window encodes the following:
- a CDS encoding SPOR domain-containing protein yields MALLDKAYKQRMVGALVLVALAVIFLPMLFSRQDEQRQVTVEAPAAPQAPAMPQVQVEPVVVPEPQALPQEPVPSDEDIVQQEASAVPSAPAATAPAPAAKPVTPPAPAPVPALAAKPATAPAQPITAAPGKPDTTQSRVDANGLSVSWSVQLASLANRESAEKLQKTLRSQGYNAYIRSADGKNRVFVGPLIERAEADRLRDLLNRQQNLKGFVVRFQPERG; encoded by the coding sequence ATGGCATTGCTGGATAAAGCCTACAAACAGCGCATGGTCGGCGCCCTGGTTCTGGTCGCACTGGCCGTGATTTTCCTGCCGATGCTGTTCTCCCGTCAGGATGAGCAGCGCCAGGTCACGGTCGAAGCCCCTGCGGCGCCACAAGCGCCGGCGATGCCGCAAGTGCAGGTCGAGCCGGTGGTGGTGCCTGAGCCGCAAGCGCTGCCGCAGGAGCCGGTGCCGAGCGATGAAGATATTGTCCAACAGGAAGCGTCGGCGGTACCGAGTGCACCTGCTGCAACGGCTCCGGCACCTGCTGCCAAACCGGTTACGCCGCCTGCGCCAGCGCCGGTGCCTGCATTGGCCGCAAAACCGGCTACCGCGCCTGCCCAGCCCATCACGGCGGCGCCGGGTAAACCGGATACCACGCAAAGTCGCGTCGACGCCAATGGCCTGTCGGTCAGTTGGTCGGTGCAACTGGCCAGCCTGGCCAATCGTGAAAGTGCAGAAAAACTGCAGAAAACCCTGCGTAGCCAGGGTTACAACGCCTATATCCGCTCTGCCGACGGCAAGAACCGGGTCTTTGTCGGGCCGCTGATCGAGCGCGCCGAGGCCGATCGTCTGCGTGACTTGTTGAACCGCCAGCAGAACCTCAAGGGTTTTGTCGTGCGCTTTCAACCAGAACGCGGCTAA
- the folC gene encoding bifunctional tetrahydrofolate synthase/dihydrofolate synthase: MTERTLGEWLAYLEQLHPSAIDMGLERSRQVASRMGLGKPAPRVITVTGTNGKGSTCAFVASLLRAQGLNVGVYNSPHLLRYNERVQVNGVEATDAELCQAFAAVEAGRGNTSLTYFEMGTLAAFWLFQQSGLDAVVLEVGLGGRLDTVNVVDADMALVTSIGVDHADYLGDTRESVAFEKAGIFRQGAPALCGDLNPPQPLLDKARELDCPFFLRGRDFDLGITDHYWQWRGLDAQGRVVELRDLPLLDLPMENAALALQAYLLLGLPWVDGQIIQALQATRVVGRLDRRQFDWQGKRLNLLLDVGHNPHAAEYLARRLASRPPVGRRLAVFGLLADKDLDGVIGELSASVEHWAVAPLDSPRARPVADLHDALKKRGALVTSYHSVAAALEGQSALATSDDEILLFGSFYCVAEALEWLARRSTEEAANGIAG; the protein is encoded by the coding sequence ATGACTGAACGTACCCTTGGCGAGTGGCTCGCCTACCTTGAGCAGTTGCACCCCTCGGCCATCGACATGGGCCTTGAGCGCTCGCGACAGGTAGCGTCCCGTATGGGACTGGGCAAGCCGGCGCCTCGGGTGATTACGGTCACCGGCACCAACGGCAAGGGTTCTACCTGTGCGTTCGTGGCGTCGTTGCTGCGGGCCCAGGGCCTGAACGTCGGTGTTTACAATTCCCCGCATCTGCTGCGTTACAACGAGCGGGTGCAGGTCAACGGCGTCGAAGCCACTGACGCCGAGCTGTGCCAGGCCTTCGCTGCCGTTGAAGCCGGTCGCGGCAACACTTCCCTGACTTATTTCGAAATGGGCACCCTGGCGGCGTTCTGGCTGTTTCAACAGTCGGGGCTCGACGCCGTGGTGTTGGAAGTCGGCCTGGGCGGGCGTCTGGACACGGTCAACGTGGTGGACGCCGACATGGCGCTGGTCACCAGCATTGGCGTCGATCATGCGGATTACCTGGGTGATACCCGTGAGTCCGTGGCCTTCGAGAAGGCCGGCATCTTCCGTCAGGGCGCGCCTGCGCTTTGTGGCGATCTGAATCCTCCACAACCCCTGCTGGACAAGGCGCGCGAGCTTGATTGCCCGTTTTTCCTGCGTGGGCGCGACTTCGATCTCGGCATCACTGATCACTACTGGCAATGGCGCGGGCTTGATGCTCAAGGTCGCGTCGTCGAGTTGCGTGATCTGCCGTTGCTCGATCTGCCCATGGAAAACGCTGCGCTGGCGTTGCAGGCCTATCTGCTGCTGGGGTTGCCGTGGGTCGATGGGCAGATTATTCAGGCGTTGCAAGCCACTCGAGTGGTCGGGCGTCTCGATCGGCGGCAGTTTGATTGGCAGGGCAAGCGTCTGAATCTGTTGCTGGATGTGGGGCATAACCCCCATGCGGCCGAGTATCTGGCTCGGCGTCTGGCCAGTCGTCCACCGGTCGGCAGGCGTCTGGCGGTGTTCGGGTTGCTGGCGGACAAGGATCTGGATGGAGTTATTGGTGAATTGAGTGCTAGTGTCGAGCACTGGGCCGTCGCTCCGCTCGATTCACCTCGGGCGCGACCGGTTGCCGATTTGCACGACGCACTGAAAAAGCGTGGTGCTTTGGTAACGTCTTATCACAGCGTTGCCGCCGCCCTGGAAGGGCAGAGCGCGCTGGCGACGAGCGACGACGAAATTCTGTTGTTCGGATCATTTTATTGTGTCGCCGAGGCCCTCGAATGGCTGGCTCGGCGCTCCACGGAGGAAGCGGCAAATGGCATTGCTGGATAA
- the accD gene encoding acetyl-CoA carboxylase, carboxyltransferase subunit beta, with the protein MSNWLVDKLIPSIMRSEVKKSSVPEGLWHKCPSCEAVLYRPELEKTLDVCPKCNHHMRIGARARIDIFLDAEGRSELGADLEPVDRLKFRDGKKYKDRLTAAQKQTGEKDALISMSGTLLGMPVVVSAFEFSFMGGSMGAIVGERFVRAANYALEKRCPMICFSASGGARMQEALISLMQMAKTSAVLARLREEGIPFISVLTDPVYGGVSASLAMLGDVIVGEPKALIGFAGPRVIEQTVREKLPEGFQRSEFLLEHGAIDMIIHRQELRPRLGNLLAQMMGLPTPKFVAAPIEPIVVPPVPANI; encoded by the coding sequence ATGAGCAACTGGTTAGTAGACAAACTGATCCCTTCGATCATGCGTTCCGAGGTCAAGAAGAGCTCGGTGCCTGAAGGTCTTTGGCACAAATGCCCGTCCTGCGAGGCTGTGCTGTATCGTCCAGAGCTGGAAAAGACCCTGGACGTTTGCCCCAAGTGCAACCATCACATGCGTATCGGCGCCCGCGCCCGTATCGACATTTTCCTCGACGCCGAAGGCCGTAGCGAACTGGGCGCCGACCTGGAGCCGGTTGACCGCCTGAAATTCCGCGACGGCAAGAAGTACAAGGATCGCCTGACCGCTGCGCAAAAGCAGACCGGCGAAAAAGACGCGCTGATCTCGATGAGCGGTACCCTGCTGGGCATGCCGGTCGTGGTCTCGGCGTTTGAATTCTCCTTCATGGGTGGTTCGATGGGCGCCATCGTCGGTGAGCGCTTCGTCCGCGCTGCCAACTACGCCCTGGAAAAACGCTGCCCGATGATCTGCTTCTCCGCCTCCGGTGGTGCGCGGATGCAGGAAGCGCTGATCTCCCTGATGCAAATGGCCAAGACCTCCGCGGTTCTGGCGCGTCTGCGTGAAGAAGGCATTCCGTTCATCTCCGTGTTGACCGATCCGGTCTACGGCGGTGTTTCCGCCAGTCTGGCGATGCTCGGCGACGTGATTGTCGGCGAGCCGAAAGCCCTGATCGGCTTTGCCGGCCCGCGCGTTATCGAGCAAACCGTGCGCGAAAAACTGCCGGAAGGCTTCCAGCGCAGCGAGTTCCTGCTGGAGCACGGCGCGATCGACATGATCATCCACCGTCAGGAACTGCGTCCGCGCCTGGGTAACCTGCTGGCGCAAATGATGGGCCTGCCGACGCCGAAATTCGTCGCCGCGCCAATCGAGCCGATCGTGGTTCCACCGGTACCTGCCAACATATGA
- a CDS encoding phosphoribosylanthranilate isomerase yields the protein MSAVRSKICGITRIEDALAAVEAGADAIGFVFYAKSPRAVTFQQARSIIKALPPFVTTVGLFVNVSRCELGEILDAVPLDLLQFHGDESAEDCEGWHRPYIKALRVKAGDDIAAACDAYPSASGILLDAYVEGIPGGTGEAFDWSLIPQGLSKPIILAGGLTPENVAEAVARVRPYAVDVSGGVEASKGIKDHAKIQAFIKAAVGAGE from the coding sequence ATGTCAGCCGTTCGCAGCAAGATTTGCGGGATTACCCGCATAGAAGATGCGTTGGCAGCGGTCGAGGCTGGGGCCGATGCCATTGGTTTTGTGTTTTATGCCAAAAGTCCGCGGGCAGTGACGTTCCAGCAGGCGCGCTCGATCATCAAGGCGTTGCCGCCGTTCGTGACCACCGTGGGGTTGTTCGTCAATGTCAGCCGATGCGAGTTGGGGGAGATCCTCGACGCCGTGCCGCTGGACCTGTTGCAGTTCCATGGCGACGAAAGCGCTGAGGACTGCGAAGGCTGGCATCGCCCGTACATCAAGGCATTGCGGGTCAAGGCCGGTGACGACATCGCGGCGGCTTGCGACGCTTATCCGAGCGCCAGCGGTATCTTGCTCGACGCCTATGTCGAAGGCATTCCGGGGGGAACCGGTGAAGCGTTCGACTGGTCATTGATACCGCAAGGCCTGAGCAAACCGATCATCCTGGCGGGCGGACTGACCCCGGAAAACGTCGCCGAGGCAGTGGCGCGGGTTCGACCGTATGCCGTGGATGTTAGCGGTGGGGTAGAGGCCAGCAAGGGCATCAAGGATCACGCAAAGATTCAGGCGTTTATCAAGGCGGCTGTAGGAGCTGGCGAGTGA
- the truA gene encoding tRNA pseudouridine(38-40) synthase TruA gives MAADGFFRIALGVEYKGSRYRGWQRQASGVLTVQETLENALSKVADSPVSLLCAGRTDAGVHACGQVVHFDTQVERSMKAWVMGANINLPHDVSVSWAKVMPAHFHARFKAIARRYRYVIYNDQIRPAHLNEEITWNHRPLDVERMAEAAQYLVGTHDFSAFRAGQCQAKSPIKELHHLRVTRHGKMIVLDIRASAFLHHMVRNIAGVLMTIGAGERPVEWMKEVLESRIRRSGGVTAHPFGLYLVQVEYRDEFELPERFIGPHFLTGFTELDG, from the coding sequence ATGGCGGCTGACGGCTTTTTCCGGATCGCGCTGGGCGTTGAATACAAAGGCTCGCGATATCGCGGCTGGCAACGCCAGGCTTCGGGTGTCCTGACCGTGCAGGAAACCCTCGAAAACGCCTTGTCCAAAGTCGCCGATTCACCTGTGTCGCTGCTCTGCGCCGGGCGCACCGATGCCGGCGTTCACGCTTGCGGTCAGGTGGTGCACTTCGATACGCAGGTCGAGCGTTCGATGAAGGCCTGGGTGATGGGTGCCAACATCAACTTGCCACACGATGTCAGTGTCAGTTGGGCCAAAGTCATGCCGGCGCATTTTCATGCGCGGTTCAAGGCCATCGCCCGACGCTATCGCTACGTGATCTACAACGATCAGATCCGTCCGGCGCACCTGAACGAAGAAATCACCTGGAACCATCGTCCGCTGGACGTCGAGCGCATGGCCGAAGCGGCGCAGTATCTGGTCGGGACCCATGACTTCAGTGCTTTCCGCGCCGGTCAATGTCAGGCCAAGTCGCCGATCAAGGAACTGCATCATCTGCGCGTTACCCGTCACGGCAAGATGATTGTCCTGGATATCCGCGCCAGTGCGTTCCTGCACCACATGGTGCGAAACATCGCCGGGGTGCTGATGACCATCGGTGCAGGCGAGCGCCCGGTGGAGTGGATGAAAGAAGTGTTGGAGAGCCGAATCCGGCGTTCCGGCGGGGTGACCGCGCATCCGTTTGGCCTGTATCTGGTGCAGGTCGAGTACCGCGACGAGTTCGAATTGCCCGAACGTTTCATCGGCCCGCATTTCCTCACCGGTTTCACCGAACTTGACGGCTGA
- a CDS encoding FimV/HubP family polar landmark protein — protein MVQVRKLVLAIAAASALSSGMAHALGLGELTLKSTLNQPLVAEIELLDVKELTAAEVVPSLASPEDFAKAGVDRQAFLNDLTFTPVLNASGKSILRVTSSKPLSEPMVKFLVQVMWPNGRLLRDYSVLLDPSKFSPQTAEAAAQSAPTQGVTTPVTGSTKPSEYTTTPRDTLWEIAAKARNGGSIQQTMLAIQALNPDAFIDGNINRLKTGQVLRLPDQVQSTSLAQPKAIAEVAAQNTAWRQGRPYVAKPGTGQQQLDATKRARAEGAPGQTATDKLSLVSAESGKGGKGAAGDAKALSNKLAVTRESLDTTRRDNAELKSRMADLQSQQEKLMRLIELKNNQLAKLQAEGGADAPVAETAAAATAPAITAELTPAPAATPAEVAPVAPAPVASAPEATPVPSEAPAEPAPAASDEQQFHELLTNPWLLGLAGGGVVVLLLLLLLLARRRKAQQEAEKHLRMARALAEDQPFSADLDLPDSTFEGLEVPAPNVKLATAAVPAPVPVPAPAPAPVPAPVPAPVIAPVVVTPPIAAPLVSPAADRSDDVLGKAQSHIAAGRLNQATALLEEGIKLEPQRSDLRLKLMEVYGQQGDRDAFVGQERQLVANGDNFAQVEKLKSRFPAMALVAAGGIAAAAAAAELDAQYVKDLLLDEPQAPAPVDDDFDSAFDLSLDDLENVTPVAPAPAPAPEPEATTLADLEDFPLDDDLSFGSVLQQQTEIKENLDDLSDFDLDMDLGAEPSPAMLAEDDFLLDLDLDEGVKDLPVIETPAAPEVALDDLELPADFDLSLADEMDAPDAFAAELDDVNAELESLSGSIAEPTFTADDAMASMDEEPEFDFLSGTDEVATKLDLAQAYIDMGDNDGARDILNEVVTEGDDGQKSEAKEMLARLA, from the coding sequence ATGGTTCAAGTTCGCAAACTGGTGTTAGCAATAGCGGCCGCCTCGGCGCTGTCCTCCGGTATGGCGCATGCCCTCGGGCTCGGGGAGCTGACCCTGAAATCGACGCTGAACCAGCCGCTGGTGGCCGAAATCGAGCTGCTCGACGTCAAGGAGCTCACCGCTGCCGAAGTGGTGCCGAGCCTGGCTTCACCTGAAGATTTCGCCAAGGCCGGTGTCGACCGCCAGGCGTTTCTCAACGACCTGACCTTCACTCCAGTCCTGAACGCCAGTGGCAAAAGCATCCTGCGTGTGACGTCCAGCAAACCACTCTCCGAGCCGATGGTGAAATTCCTGGTTCAGGTGATGTGGCCCAACGGTCGCCTGCTGCGCGATTACAGCGTATTGCTCGATCCGTCCAAATTCTCGCCGCAAACCGCTGAAGCGGCTGCGCAATCTGCACCGACCCAAGGTGTGACAACGCCCGTCACCGGCTCGACCAAACCGTCCGAATACACCACCACACCGCGCGATACCCTTTGGGAAATTGCCGCGAAGGCGCGTAATGGCGGTTCGATTCAGCAAACCATGCTGGCCATCCAGGCGTTGAACCCGGATGCCTTTATCGACGGCAACATCAACCGGCTGAAAACCGGTCAGGTGCTGCGTCTGCCGGACCAGGTGCAAAGCACCAGCCTGGCGCAACCCAAGGCCATTGCTGAAGTAGCCGCGCAGAACACCGCGTGGCGTCAGGGTCGTCCTTATGTTGCGAAGCCTGGAACCGGGCAGCAGCAACTCGACGCCACCAAGCGAGCCCGCGCTGAAGGTGCTCCGGGACAAACCGCCACCGACAAGCTGAGCCTGGTTTCCGCCGAATCCGGCAAGGGTGGCAAAGGCGCCGCTGGCGACGCCAAGGCCCTGAGCAACAAGTTGGCGGTCACACGGGAAAGCCTAGATACCACTCGGCGTGATAACGCCGAGCTGAAAAGCCGCATGGCCGATTTGCAAAGTCAGCAGGAAAAGCTGATGCGCCTGATCGAGCTGAAGAACAATCAACTGGCCAAATTGCAGGCCGAAGGCGGGGCGGATGCACCGGTGGCTGAGACGGCTGCGGCTGCAACTGCTCCGGCGATTACGGCGGAACTGACGCCAGCTCCAGCGGCGACACCCGCTGAAGTGGCGCCGGTGGCACCTGCTCCAGTAGCGTCAGCGCCTGAGGCTACCCCGGTTCCGTCCGAGGCACCCGCCGAGCCGGCCCCGGCAGCCTCCGACGAACAGCAATTCCACGAGCTGCTGACCAACCCATGGCTGTTGGGGCTGGCGGGTGGCGGGGTCGTGGTTCTGCTGCTGTTGCTGTTGTTGCTGGCCCGTCGCCGCAAAGCTCAACAAGAAGCGGAAAAGCACCTGCGCATGGCTCGCGCCCTGGCCGAAGATCAGCCGTTCTCCGCTGATCTCGATCTGCCGGACAGCACTTTCGAAGGCCTGGAGGTTCCAGCGCCGAACGTGAAGCTCGCCACCGCGGCAGTCCCAGCTCCAGTTCCAGTTCCAGCTCCAGCGCCAGCGCCTGTCCCGGCTCCAGTCCCGGCCCCGGTGATTGCCCCGGTTGTGGTTACGCCACCGATTGCAGCACCGTTGGTCTCGCCGGCCGCCGATCGCTCCGACGACGTATTGGGCAAGGCTCAGTCGCACATTGCCGCCGGTCGCCTGAATCAGGCGACGGCGTTGCTGGAAGAGGGCATCAAACTCGAGCCGCAACGCAGTGATTTGCGCCTGAAATTGATGGAAGTCTATGGCCAGCAAGGCGACCGCGACGCGTTCGTGGGCCAGGAGCGTCAGTTGGTGGCCAATGGTGACAATTTCGCCCAGGTCGAAAAACTCAAAAGCCGCTTCCCGGCCATGGCGCTGGTCGCCGCCGGTGGTATCGCTGCAGCAGCCGCTGCTGCCGAGTTGGATGCGCAATACGTTAAGGATCTGTTGCTGGACGAGCCTCAAGCGCCTGCGCCGGTTGACGATGACTTCGACAGCGCATTTGACCTGAGTCTGGACGATCTGGAAAACGTCACTCCGGTCGCACCTGCACCTGCACCTGCACCAGAACCTGAAGCAACAACCTTGGCCGATCTGGAAGATTTCCCGCTGGACGATGACCTGAGCTTTGGATCGGTGTTGCAGCAGCAGACAGAAATCAAGGAAAACCTCGACGACCTGTCGGACTTCGATCTGGACATGGACCTCGGCGCAGAGCCGTCGCCAGCGATGCTCGCCGAAGACGACTTCCTGCTGGATCTGGATCTGGATGAAGGCGTGAAGGACCTGCCTGTCATCGAAACGCCAGCAGCGCCCGAAGTGGCGCTGGATGATCTGGAGCTTCCGGCCGATTTTGACCTGTCGCTGGCCGACGAAATGGATGCGCCAGACGCATTCGCCGCGGAGCTGGATGACGTCAACGCCGAGTTGGAGAGCCTGTCGGGAAGCATCGCTGAGCCGACCTTCACGGCGGACGATGCCATGGCCTCCATGGATGAAGAACCGGAATTCGATTTCCTGTCCGGCACCGACGAAGTCGCCACCAAGCTCGATCTGGCCCAGGCCTACATCGACATGGGTGACAACGATGGCGCCCGGGACATCCTCAATGAGGTAGTGACCGAAGGCGATGACGGGCAGAAGAGCGAAGCGAAGGAAATGCTTGCGCGTCTGGCGTGA
- a CDS encoding aspartate-semialdehyde dehydrogenase, producing the protein MSQSIDIAVIGATGTVGETLVQILEERDFPIGTLHLLASSESAGHSVPYRGKNVRVREVDEFDFSKVQLVFFAAGPAVTLSFASRATAAGCSLIDLSGALPADQAPQVVPEANGQILSGLQKPFQVSSPSPSATTLAVVLAPLLGLLDLQRISLTASLAVSAQGREAVSELARQTAELLNVRPLEPKFFDRQMAFNLLAQVGKPDEQGHTLLEKRLVRELRQVMALPSLKISVTCIQAPVFFGDSFSVTLQAASEIDLAKVNAALEDAPGIELVEAGDYPTPVGDAVGQDVVYVGRVRRGIDDLSELNLWLTSDNVRKGAALNAVQLAELLIKDML; encoded by the coding sequence ATGAGCCAGTCCATTGATATTGCCGTGATCGGCGCCACCGGTACTGTCGGCGAAACGCTTGTGCAGATTCTCGAAGAGCGCGACTTCCCGATCGGCACGCTGCACCTGTTGGCCAGCAGCGAATCCGCCGGGCATTCGGTGCCATATCGCGGCAAGAACGTGCGTGTTCGCGAAGTCGATGAATTCGACTTCAGCAAGGTGCAGCTGGTGTTCTTTGCTGCCGGCCCGGCGGTGACCCTGAGTTTCGCTTCGCGTGCCACGGCCGCCGGTTGCTCGCTGATCGATCTGTCCGGCGCCTTGCCCGCCGATCAGGCACCGCAAGTGGTGCCTGAAGCCAATGGGCAAATCCTGTCCGGCCTGCAAAAGCCATTTCAGGTCAGCAGCCCGAGCCCGTCGGCCACCACGCTGGCGGTGGTGCTGGCGCCATTGCTTGGTTTGCTCGATCTGCAACGCATCAGCCTCACCGCCAGTCTGGCCGTTTCCGCTCAAGGGCGCGAAGCCGTGAGCGAGCTGGCCCGGCAGACGGCGGAACTGCTGAATGTGCGACCGCTGGAGCCGAAATTCTTTGATCGGCAGATGGCCTTCAACCTGTTGGCCCAGGTCGGCAAACCGGACGAGCAGGGGCACACGTTGCTGGAAAAGCGCCTCGTGCGCGAGTTGCGTCAGGTGATGGCGCTGCCTTCATTAAAGATTTCTGTCACGTGCATTCAAGCTCCGGTGTTTTTTGGCGATAGCTTTAGCGTGACCTTGCAGGCAGCAAGCGAAATCGACCTGGCGAAAGTCAATGCCGCACTGGAAGATGCACCCGGTATCGAGTTGGTTGAGGCTGGCGATTACCCGACACCGGTGGGTGACGCGGTAGGGCAGGATGTGGTCTACGTTGGTCGGGTTCGCCGAGGTATCGACGACCTGTCGGAACTAAACTTGTGGTTGACGTCAGATAACGTACGCAAAGGTGCGGCGCTCAATGCTGTGCAGCTGGCCGAATTGTTGATAAAAGACATGCTGTAA
- the asd gene encoding aspartate-semialdehyde dehydrogenase: protein MKRVGLIGWRGMVGSVLMQRMLEEQDFDLIEPVFFTTSNVGGQGPSVGKDIAPLKDAYSIEELKTLDVILTCQGGDYTSEVFPKLREAGWQGYWIDAASSLRMQDDAVIVLDPVNRKVIDQQLDAGTKNYIGGNCTVSLMLMGLGGLFEAGLVEWMSAMTYQAASGAGAQNMRELIKQMGATHAAVADQLADPASAILDIDRRVAEAMRSDAYPTENFGVPLAGSLIPWIDKELPNGQSREEWKAQAETNKILGRFKSPIPVDGICVRIGAMRCHSQALTIKLNKDVPIADIEGLISQHNPWVKLVPNNRETSIQELSPNKVTGTLNVPVGRLRKLNMGSQFVGAFTVGDQLLWGAAEPLRRMLRILLER, encoded by the coding sequence ATGAAACGTGTAGGTCTGATCGGTTGGCGCGGTATGGTCGGTTCCGTGCTCATGCAGCGGATGCTGGAAGAGCAGGATTTCGATCTTATCGAGCCGGTGTTTTTCACCACTTCCAATGTCGGTGGCCAAGGCCCGTCCGTGGGCAAGGACATTGCTCCGCTCAAGGACGCTTACAGCATTGAAGAGCTGAAAACCCTCGACGTGATTCTGACCTGCCAGGGTGGCGACTACACCAGCGAAGTTTTCCCGAAACTGCGCGAAGCCGGCTGGCAGGGTTACTGGATCGACGCCGCTTCAAGCCTGCGCATGCAGGATGACGCGGTGATCGTTCTGGACCCGGTGAACCGCAAGGTCATCGACCAGCAACTGGACGCGGGCACCAAGAACTACATCGGCGGCAACTGCACTGTCAGCCTGATGCTGATGGGTCTGGGTGGTCTGTTCGAAGCAGGTCTGGTGGAGTGGATGAGCGCCATGACCTATCAGGCGGCCTCCGGTGCCGGCGCGCAGAACATGCGTGAACTGATCAAGCAAATGGGCGCGACCCACGCCGCTGTCGCCGATCAACTGGCCGACCCGGCCAGCGCGATCCTCGACATCGACCGTCGTGTGGCCGAAGCCATGCGCAGCGATGCGTACCCGACCGAAAACTTCGGTGTACCGCTGGCCGGTAGCCTGATCCCATGGATCGACAAGGAACTGCCGAACGGCCAGAGCCGCGAAGAGTGGAAGGCCCAGGCCGAGACCAACAAGATCCTCGGCCGCTTCAAGAGCCCGATCCCGGTGGACGGCATCTGCGTGCGCATCGGCGCCATGCGCTGCCACAGCCAGGCGCTGACCATCAAGCTGAACAAAGATGTACCGATCGCCGATATCGAAGGGCTGATCAGCCAGCACAACCCGTGGGTCAAGCTGGTGCCGAACAACCGTGAAACCAGTATCCAGGAGCTGAGCCCGAACAAGGTCACCGGCACCCTGAACGTTCCGGTCGGTCGTCTGCGCAAGCTGAACATGGGTTCGCAATTCGTCGGCGCGTTCACCGTTGGCGACCAGCTGCTGTGGGGTGCGGCCGAACCGCTGCGTCGCATGCTGCGGATCCTGCTTGAGCGTTAA
- the leuB gene encoding 3-isopropylmalate dehydrogenase, with amino-acid sequence MSKQILILPGDGIGPEIMAEAVKVLELASDKFALGFELSHDVIGGAAIDKHGVPLADETLERARAADAVLLGAVGGPKWDTIERDIRPERGLLKIRAQLGLFGNLRPAILYPQLAEASSLKPEIVAGLDILIVRELTGGIYFGAPRGTRTLENGERQSYDTLPYSESEIRRIARVGFDMAMVRSKKLCSVDKANVLASSQLWREIVEEVAKDYPEVELSHMYVDNAAMQLVRAPKQFDVIVTDNMFGDILSDQASMLTGSIGMLPSASLDTNNKGMYEPCHGSAPDIAGQGIANPLATILSVSMMLRYSFNQQAAADAIEKAVSLVLDQGLRTGDIWSAGCTKVGTQEMGDAVVAALRNL; translated from the coding sequence ATGAGCAAGCAGATTCTGATTCTCCCAGGTGACGGTATTGGCCCGGAAATCATGGCCGAAGCGGTTAAGGTGCTGGAACTGGCCAGTGACAAGTTCGCCCTGGGCTTCGAACTGAGCCACGACGTGATCGGTGGCGCGGCCATCGACAAGCATGGCGTGCCATTGGCCGATGAAACCCTGGAACGTGCCCGCGCGGCCGATGCCGTGCTGCTGGGCGCGGTCGGCGGCCCGAAATGGGACACCATCGAGCGTGACATCCGTCCTGAGCGCGGCCTGCTGAAAATCCGTGCGCAACTGGGCCTGTTCGGCAACCTGCGTCCGGCGATCCTCTACCCGCAACTGGCCGAAGCTTCCAGCCTGAAGCCGGAAATCGTGGCGGGCCTGGACATCCTGATCGTTCGCGAGCTGACCGGCGGTATTTACTTCGGCGCGCCACGCGGCACCCGTACCCTGGAAAACGGCGAGCGTCAGTCCTACGACACCCTGCCGTACAGCGAAAGCGAAATCCGCCGCATCGCCCGCGTCGGCTTCGACATGGCCATGGTGCGCAGCAAGAAGCTGTGCTCCGTGGACAAGGCCAACGTATTGGCCTCCAGCCAACTGTGGCGTGAAATCGTTGAAGAAGTGGCCAAGGATTACCCGGAAGTCGAACTGAGCCACATGTACGTCGACAACGCCGCCATGCAGCTGGTGCGTGCACCGAAGCAGTTCGACGTGATCGTTACCGACAACATGTTCGGCGACATCCTGTCCGACCAGGCGTCGATGCTCACCGGTTCCATCGGCATGCTGCCATCGGCGTCCCTGGACACCAACAACAAGGGCATGTACGAGCCGTGCCACGGTTCGGCGCCGGACATTGCCGGCCAAGGCATTGCCAACCCGCTGGCAACCATTTTGTCGGTCTCGATGATGCTGCGTTACAGCTTCAACCAGCAGGCTGCGGCCGATGCCATCGAAAAAGCCGTCAGCCTGGTGCTGGATCAGGGCTTGCGCACGGGCGACATCTGGTCGGCCGGTTGCACTAAAGTCGGTACGCAGGAAATGGGTGACGCAGTAGTCGCCGCGCTGCGGAATCTGTAA